The Helianthus annuus cultivar XRQ/B chromosome 16, HanXRQr2.0-SUNRISE, whole genome shotgun sequence genome includes a window with the following:
- the LOC110939255 gene encoding importin subunit beta-3, translated as MTKNLEQVVTMVLNSFHDPHPRARWAAINAIGQLSTDLGPDLQNKYHHLVLPALASAMDDFNNPRVQAHAASVVLNFSENCTSELLKPYLDGLVGKLLVLLQNPKQMVQEGALTALASVADSSQILSIFISF; from the exons ATGACAAAGAACTTAGAGCAAGTTGTCACTATGGTTTTGAACTCATTTCATGATCCTCACCCTCGGGCTAGATGGGCAGCTATCAATGCAATTGGTCAGCTATCTACAGACTTGGGACCAGACTTGCAAAACAAATATCATCATCTTGTGCTTCCGGCATTAGCTTCAGCAATGGATGATTTTAATAATCCACGGGTGCAG GCACATGCGGCGTCAGTAGTGCTCAACTTCAGTGAAAATTGTACATCGGAACTTCTAAAGCCGTATTTGGATGGGCTTGTCGGAAAATTACTTGTATTGTTGCAG AATCCTAAGCAAATGGTACAAGAGGGGGCTTTGACTGCATTGGCATCAGTTGCTGACTCATCTCAGATATTGTCCATATTCAtttctttttaa